Genomic segment of Halorussus sp. MSC15.2:
CGAGTGATTCGCACGGAGCGCTCGGCGTCCTCGATTTTCACCTCGTCCGAGAGGCGGACGCGGGCGCTAGCCTCCGCGAGACGGACCAGCGCCTCCAGTTTCCGGGCGGTCACGGGGACGGGCGCGTCCTCGTCGGCCCCCTTCGTCCGGAGGTCCACGTAGAAGTCCCGGATGCGCTCCATCGCCTCGTCGGTCATCGTCGGGAAGCAGTTGCGCTTCGAGTAGGCGATGTACTTCCGCAGGAGGTCGGGTTCGATGGCGGGCGCGACCTCTTGGGTCTCGTTGTCCACTTCCGCCTGCGAGATGTTCGGCGCGCTCATCTCCGTGCGCTGGGTGTTCAACTGCCCCGCGTAGTTCGTCTGCAGGATGTGTTCGGCCAGTCGCTTGTCCTCCTCCTCGTCGGGTTGGTCGGTGACGGTGAAGATGAGGTCGAACCGCGAGATGAGCGCCGGTTCGAGGTCTATCTGCTCGCCGATGGGTTCGTACTGGTCGAACCGGCCGTACTTGGGGTTCGCGGCCCCGAGCAGCGAGCATCGGGATTTGAGGGTGGCGTTGATGCCGGCCTTCGACACCGAAATCTTCTGCTGTTCGAGCGCCTCGTGCATCGCGCTCCTGTCGTCCGGGGCCATCTTGTCGAGTTCGTCCACCGCGGCGATGCCCTTGTCCGCGAGGACGAGCGCACCCGCTTCGAGGGTCCACTGCTGGCCGTCGCCGAAGTCGTCGCGAACCGCGGCGGCGGTGAGACCGGCGGACGAGGACCCCTTCCCGGAGGTGTACACCGAGCGCGGCGCGATGTTCTGGACGTACGAAATCATCTGCGACTTACCCGTACCGGGGTCCCCTATCAACAGCATGTGGAGGTCGCCCCGAATCCGGGACTCGTCGGGGAGGTGCTTGGTCACGCCAGAGAACAACTGGAGAATCATCGCCAGTTTCTCCTCGTCGTAGCCGTAGATGGCCGGGGCCATCGAATCGACCATCTGCTCGTAGATGTCGTCCTTTTGGGAGAGTTCGACGATTTCCTTCTTGTCCTCGTCGGTGATGTCCATCTCCTCGAACTCCTCGTCCTCGATGGTCACCGAGATGCCGTCCATGTACACGTCGAACACCGCGGACTTGTCCTGCTCGCTGCCCTGCTGTTCGAGGTGGAGGATGCCGGTGACCCTGACGTGGTCGCCGGGCGTCACATCGCCGGTGATGTCGTCCTCGATGTGAACGTCGAGGCTCTTCGGCGTCTCGCCGCCGCGGAGTCCTTCGGGACTCTCCTGAATCCGGAGCTTCTGGGAGTCAACGAACTCGGACTGGTCGAAGTTTATCTGGAACGGTCCCTGTCGCTCACAGCCCTGACACTCGTGGGGTTCCTGAAAGTCGCCGCTGCTCTGGGGGATGTACGTCAGCGTGCCGCAGCGCTGGCACTCGAAGGCGGCCTCCTGAATCTTGGGTCGGACGTCGGTCGCCTTCCGGACGATGCCCTGCACGCTGACCAGCGTGTTGACGTGCCGGGCGCGAATCTCGCGGATGTCGGTCTGCTGGTCCAGATTCTCGATTCGGACGTGGGCCTGCCCCAGACTCACGTCCACCGGGAGGTCGTAGAGGCGGAGCGCTTCCTCGGCGTACTCGCGCAATTGCTCGGGTTTCGAGACGAAGTCGTCTGCGAGGTCGGCGTCGTACCGATA
This window contains:
- a CDS encoding minichromosome maintenance protein MCM, yielding MARAENTELIDNFEQFYRRYYSDEIGELAQNYPNEQRSLHVDWTDLYRYDADLADDFVSKPEQLREYAEEALRLYDLPVDVSLGQAHVRIENLDQQTDIREIRARHVNTLVSVQGIVRKATDVRPKIQEAAFECQRCGTLTYIPQSSGDFQEPHECQGCERQGPFQINFDQSEFVDSQKLRIQESPEGLRGGETPKSLDVHIEDDITGDVTPGDHVRVTGILHLEQQGSEQDKSAVFDVYMDGISVTIEDEEFEEMDITDEDKKEIVELSQKDDIYEQMVDSMAPAIYGYDEEKLAMILQLFSGVTKHLPDESRIRGDLHMLLIGDPGTGKSQMISYVQNIAPRSVYTSGKGSSSAGLTAAAVRDDFGDGQQWTLEAGALVLADKGIAAVDELDKMAPDDRSAMHEALEQQKISVSKAGINATLKSRCSLLGAANPKYGRFDQYEPIGEQIDLEPALISRFDLIFTVTDQPDEEEDKRLAEHILQTNYAGQLNTQRTEMSAPNISQAEVDNETQEVAPAIEPDLLRKYIAYSKRNCFPTMTDEAMERIRDFYVDLRTKGADEDAPVPVTARKLEALVRLAEASARVRLSDEVKIEDAERSVRITRSCLQDIGVDPETGQFDADVVETGQSKSQRDRIKNLKQLIGEIEEDYEEGAPVDEVMARADEIGMEQSKAEHEIDKLKQKGEVYEPSTDHLRTT